The Pontibacter sp. SGAir0037 DNA segment TCTCCTCTTTTTTCTTGTAGTAGCGCACCGTGAAATAAATTAGAAATTAGAAATTAGAAATTAGAAATTAGAAATGGAGTTTATTACCCTTTCCCAATCTCCCTCACTTCCCCCTGCTTTACTTCAAATCTACGGATTTGGTCGGACAGATTTTGTAGTATTTTATCTGTTCTGTCCAGGTGGGTATCGGTCAGGAAAATCTGGCCGAAGGTATGGTCGGCTACCATCTGCATGAGCTTTGTAATCCGTTTTTCATCCAGGCGGTCAAAAATATCGTCGAGCAGGAGCAGGGGCTTGTGCTGCTGTTGGGTTGCTATGACCTCGAAATGAGCCAGTTTAAGCGCAATAACAAAGCTTTTTTGCTGCCCCTGCGAACCGAAGTTCTTTACAGGCAGGTCGTCCATCAGGAAAACAAAGTCATCTTTGTGCGGGCCAACAGTAGTGCGCTGCAGGGCCAGGTCTTTGCGCTCGTTTTGCAGGAGCTGCTGGGCAAAATTGGCGCCTGGCAGCTGGCTTTTATAGGTAAGCGAAACATGCTCGTTGCTGTCGGAAATGTGGCGGTAATGCTTCTGGAATATGGATACAAAATTTTCCAGGAAAGATTGCCGCGCCTGTGCCAGCTGCTCCCCGAATGGCACCAGTTGCTCGTTTAAAATATGCAGGTAATCACGGTCAAAATAATGGCGTTCGGCAAACTGCTTGAGCAAAGAGTTGCGCTGCTTGAGCAGGTAATTATATTGAATAAGTTGCTCCAGGTAAGTGTGGTGCAGCTGCGAAATCAGGCTGTCAAAGTATTTGCGGCGTTCTTCGCTGCCTTCCCGGATCAGGTCGGTATCGTAAGGTGAAACCAGTACAACCGGAAAACGGCCGATGTGGTCGCTCATCTTCTCATACACCACCTTGTTGTGTGTAACCGTTTTCTTCTGCCCCTGCTTCAGGCTACAAAGTACATTATGTTTCTCCTCCTCAATTTTAAAAAGCCCGCGCACCATAAAATAGTCTTCTCCCTGTTTTATATTCTGGGCATCAGAACTGTTAAAGGCGCTCTTGGTCATGGATAGATAGTGGATGGCATCGAGCAGATTGGTCTTGCCGCTTCCGTTGTCGCCTATAAAACAATTGATATGAGGCGAGAAACTAATACTAGCTTCGTCGTAGTTCTTGAAATACAGGAGACTTATATTTTCGAGGAGCATTTAGTTTCTACTTTGATATCTTTTTCCTTAAATTCGCAAGCTAAACCGTTCGTAGTTTGTTTTACTACCATTTCTGGCATATTTTCGCTGGAATTTTAAAACGGTTATCTAAAAAACGATATTTATATACCCATGGCTGATACGAAAGAAAAGGCAAAAGCGAAGTCGGCGAAAGCAAAGGTACAGGCTGAAGCAACATTTTCAAAAGAGACTTACATGACGTGGTTTGAGCAAATGAAGCTCATGCGCCGTTTTGAGGAAAAAGCAGGCCAGCTATATGGTCAGCAAAAAATAAAGGGTTTTTGCCACTTATACATAGGACAAGAAGCTTGTGTGGCAGGAGCCGTATCAGCGCTTGAAAAAGGCGACAAGTGGATTACAGCTTACCGCGACCACGCTCACCCGCTGGCATTGGGTACCAGCCCGAATGCAGTAATGGCGGAGTTGTTTGCAAAAGCAACAGGCTGTTCTAAAGGTAAAGGTGGTTCGATGCATATCTTTGATAAAGAAGTAGGCTTTGTAGGCGGGCACGGTATTGTAGGCGGACAGGTGCCACTTGGTGCAGGTCTTGCTTTTGCTGAAAAGTATAACAAAACGGGCAAGCTGTGCATCTGCTATATGGGCGATGGTGCTGTGCGCCAGGGAGCTTTTCATGAGGCACTGAACATGGCCATGACCTGGAAACTGCCAGTAATATTTGTAATTGAAAACAACGGTTACGCGATGGGTACTTCGGTATCCCGTACTTCTAACGTAACAGAACTATACCAACTGGGATCTGCCTTTAGCATGCCTTCTTTCCCTGTAGACGGAATGAGTGTTGAGGCGGTACACAATGCCGTTGCCGAGGCTGCTGAGCGTGCCCGCGCCGGCGAAGGCCCAACTTTGCTAGAATTCAGAACATACCGCTACAAAGGCCACTCTATGTCTGATCCTGCTAAATACAGAACCAAAGAAGAACTGGAAGATTACAAAGGCCGCGATGTAATTGAATCTGTAAGAGCTACTATCTTAAACAATGGCTGGGCAACAGAAGAAGAATTGGATGCAATTGATGATAAAGTGAAAGAGGCTGTGGCTGAATCGGTGCAATTTGCCGAGGAATCTCCGTACCCAGAGGCTTCTGAACTGTACACCGATATTTATGTAGAGAAAGATTATCCATATATAATGGACTAATTTTTTTCGGAAAATCAGAAATCAGGAATTAAAAAGTAGGAATTTATTGTTCTGCTGCTGTGAGCATTAGGGCAAATCATTTTTAATTTCTAATTTTGCATTCTTATTTCAATTAACTAATGGTAAAAGAAACAGTGAAGAAGCACAACGAGTTTGAGGAGCTGGTTGAAAATCCAGATGTATTGGCAGATCGTCTGGCACAGTCTGAAGATTTTGTAAAGAGAAACAAATCTACCTTGCTTGGTATATTTGTAGCAATTGCCGCTATCGTAGTGGGTGCTTTCTTATACTATAACTACCGTAGCTCACGCAACCAGGAGGCGCAGGAGGCTATGTTCCAGGCTGTTTACTACTTCGAAGCCGATTCTTTAGGTAAAGCTTTGAATGGTGATGGACAGTATGATGGACTGCTTAAAATTGCGGATGACTATAGCGGAACAGATGCAGGCAACTTAGCCAACTTTTATGCTGGAGTAGCTTTATTAAAGCAAGGTAAATTTGCCGAAGCTCAAAATCATCTGGAGAGTTTTAGCTCGGATGATTACCTGATGCAGGCGCGTGCCTATAGCTTGGTTGGCGATGCTATATTAGAGCAAGGCAAGGCCAAGGAAGCTGGCGACCAGTACATGAAAGCCGCTAATCATAACCCAAATCAGTTCTTCTCGCCACAGTACCTGATGAAAGCAGGTATCGCTTACGAAACTGGAAACGATTACCAGGCTGCTGTTAATGCCTATAATAAGATTATAACTGATTTTGCAGCATCGGCTGAAGTAGCTGAAGCTAAGAAATTTAAGGCCCGTGCCGAATCACTGGCAGGAGGTACCAACTAATTATATACTGGCTTAGCCAGCTAAAGCGCTTCTGTCTTGAAAGATAGAAGCGCTTTTTTTTTATTAAATCGGTGTCCACTATCGAACAAGGATGGCCATTATCGGACATGTTTTATGTTCAATTATTTAAAACCATATTTACAAAGAAATAGCAAACTCATATGGCTACAGCATTAAAAAACTTAAACGACTATAATAAAGCTAACTTTGCTGATGTTTCAGATAAAAAGGTAGGTATAGTAGTAGCTGAATGGCATAACGAAATAACTGATGTGCTTTGTACAGGTGCTATCGATACTTTATTAAAGCATGGCATCAAAAAAGAGAACATCTTTCGGAATACAGTGCCAGGTAGTTTTGAGCTTACATTAGGGGCTCAGTTTCTGGCGCTTCAGCCCGAAATTGATGCGGTTATCTGTATAGGAGTAGTGATTAAAGGCGACACTAAACACGACGATTATATTAATCACGCTGTAGCGAATGGGTTAACAAATGTAGCTCTTAAGTTTAATAAGCCAGTTGCATTTGGCCTGGTAACAACAAATAACCTGGAGCAGGCGCTGGATAGGGCAGGAGGCAAACATGGCAACAAAGGGGTAGAAGCGGCAGCGGCTGTAATAGGAATGCTTAGCTTTTAAACCACTTTTAATATCAATCAAAAAAGAGACTGCCTGCTTAGTCTGTAAGCAGGCAGTCTCTTTTTTGATTGATGATAGTTTAAGATTTTTAGAATCTGAGGCCTATTGTAAGGCCGGCTCTTAAGCCAAAGCCAGAGAAAGTGCCAATAGAATCATCAAATTCTTCCTGGTCTCCTGCCGTTACTTTTACATTAGAAGCGCTGTAGCTCGGGCCAAGAAAAGAGTCAACTACAAAACGACTGCCAACGATCCACTGGTGGCCAATCAGCAAACCCCCTCCAAATGCATTAAGCGTAGCTTTTCCATTCATGTCTTCCATTTCAGAGTCTTCATCTAAAGTCATGTTTAATGATTGGTAACGAAGAAAGGGAGCCACATAAAAACCTTCCGGAGCCTGCTTGCTTGCAGATAAATACTTCCTGAACTCAGGGGTAATGCCATACCCTCTAAGTTTTACATCTTCGATAGAAAACCCTGTATAGAAGAAGCCAAGCTGAACGCTTTTATCTTCGGCAATTGGTTTTTCATAAAATACAGAGGCAGTACGAACTACAGGGCTAAAGATGTTTACTTTAATGAGATTGTCCTGAGCTTGAGCAGAGTTTGCAGCAAAGCCAATAACGGCTAATAAGATGATAATAACTTTTTTCATAGTAGTATTTTGTTAAAAAGGTTGTGAATTATTTTTTCTGAAAATTTGTTAAGCACCAATCATGCCAAAAATGGTATATAGGAAGGTCGTAATAAGAATATTTTTTGTAGCTTTAGAGAAGGCAGACTTATAAATCAAAAAAGTTACAATAAGATTATATGGGGTTTGGTGGCTTATTAAAAATAAGTATGCTATTTTTGCACAAATTTTAAATTATTAGCTACAAGCAGAAAGAGGAGAAACTAAAAGTATTCTGCAGCTAATAAACTAAATTACATTGCATGTTGTTAAGGCGCATGAAAGCAATGTAAAGGACAAAACAAGTTTACAAACCGTTAAGCTTAATTAACTGAAATATAGTTCTAAAGAAATAGAATGAGTACAAACGAAGAAAAACAGCGTTATTCCAGAGAGGAACTTAATGAGTTTGAAAACATTATCCTTGAAAAACTGACTAATGCTCGCAAAGAGGTGGCTTTCATTAAAGAAACGTTGAGCCGCAGAAACGATTCAGGTACCGATAACACGGCCTCTCCGACTAAAGTTTTAGAAGATGGGGCAGATACTGCTGAAAAAGAAAGCCTGAACCAGTTGGCTTCCAGACAGATGAAATTTATTCAGCAGTTAGAGAACGCCCTGATTCGCATTAAGAACGGCACATATGGTGTTTGCATTGTAACAGGAAAGCTTATACCGAAGGAAAGGCTGCGTGCAGTGCCGCATACACAACATACTATTGAAGCTAAATTACAGCGTAACGATTAATACTTAGTAGTACTTGAATATTCTTCAGAACCATATTCAGGCACTTGTCTTTTGTGCCCAATCGCCTATCAGTATAGAGGAAATCCAGGCTTGTTTAACAGAGTCGCTGGAGATGGAGGTACTGGTTAGTGATGTGCTCGAAAGTATTGAAGGTATAAATGAGCAGCTGGTGAACACTGGCTTCGCTTTCCAGATTTATGCCATTGGTGGAGGCTATCAGTTTCTTACCAAACCAGAATACCAGGATACGGTGAGCGTATACCTGAAGCAAAAGTCTAAAAGAAAATTGTCAGCGTCTTCTTTGGAGACGCTGGCAATTATTGCTTACAAGCAGCCTATTACCAGAAGCGCTGTAGAGCAAATAAGAGGAGTTGGCTGCGACTATGCCATTCATAAACTACTAGAGAAAGAACTTATTGAGATTAAAGGTAAAGCTGAAACCATAGGAAGACCCGTATTGTACGGCACGTCTCAAAAATTTATGGATTATTTCGGTATTAACCATATCAAAGACCTCCCACAGCTAAAAGATTTCGCCACAGAAGAAAATGCTATAGGCGAAGTGGCCGATTAAAGACCCGCATAGTTTTACAGAGTATATTAATACATACTGCACAAAGGTACAGTAGCGATACTGCATCCATAAATAAATAGAAATGGCAAGATATAATGAAAGACCTGCTGGCGATGGAGCCGGAGCAGGCAGAAGAGGCAATGACAGAAATAATTCTGACAGACCTTATAACGACCGAGGAGAAAAGAAAATCTTTAACAGGAGAGATAAATACGAAGGAGGCGAAGGGGGAGAACGCCGCTCATTTGGTTCCGACAGAAGAGAAGACCGCAAACCTTACGGCGATCGTCGCGAAGGTGGTGAGCGTCGTTCCTTTGGTGGTGACAGAAGAGAAGGCGAGCGCCGCTCTTTCGGAAGCGACCGCAGAGAAGGAGGAGAAGGCCGCAGAAGCTTTGGTGGAGATCGCCGTGAAGGTGGCTCAGAAAGAAGATCTTTTGGAGGCGACAGGCCAAACCGTGAGGGCGGAGAACGCCGTTCTTTTGGGGCAGACCGTAGAGAAGGCGGAGACAGACGCTCTTTCGGGGGAGACCGCAGAGAAGATAATGAAAGACGTTCTTTTTCTCCAAAACGTGAAGGTGGCGAGAGAAGAACTTTCGGATCAGATCGTAGAGAAGGTGGCGAGAGGCGCAACTTTGGTGCAGACCGCCGCGAAGGAAGTGAAAGAAGATCTTTTGGTGCTGGTAGAAGAGAAGGCGAGGATCGCCGTTCGTTTGGTTCCGACAGAAGAGAAGACCGCAAACCTTACGGCGAGCGCCGCGAAGGTGGTGAGCGACGTTCTTTTGGCGGAGAGCGATCTTTTAATTCTGATAGAGAAGATAGTAGAGGCTACCGTGAAGACCGTGGCTTTAACAAGGATCGTGCTGGAGCTGACAGAGATGATAAAAGAGCTTTTAAGGTGGATCGGTTGGGTAAGCAGGCTGGCCGTAACCGACGTTTGATAGATCATGCTGAAGGTGAACAGGCGGAAGCACCAACCTATAATATCAAGCGTTATGAGAGCAACCCTCGTATCAAGAAATCGAATCGCAGAGAGGCAGAGGATGATGGGACTATTCGCCTGAACCGCTATATTGCCAATGCCGGTGTTTGCTCTCGCCGCGAAGCCGATAGTTTAATCGAAGCCGGTGAAATAAAGGTTAACGGCCAGGTAGTAACAGAAATGGGCTATAAAGTTAACCCAAGCGATACTGTACAGTACGGCAAAAAAATCCTGAACCGTGAAAAGCTGGTGTATGTGCTGCTTAACAAGCCTAAAGACTTTATCACAACTACAGAAGATCCGGAAGGCAGAAAAACAGTAATGGACTTAGTGGCCAAGGCTTCTAAAGAACGTATTTTTCCTGTAGGCCGCCTGGACCGTAATACAACAGGTTTATTGTTGTTTACAAATGATGGCGAGCTGGCTCAGAAGCTTACTCATCCTTCCAACGATATTCGTAAGATTTACCAGGTAGAGCTGGATAAGCCTATCACAAAAGATGATTACCAGAAGATTGTAGAAGGGCTTGAGTTAGAAGATGGCAAAGCCGAAGTAGATGATCTGGCAATGCTGGGAGATACTGGCAAGTTCCTGGGAATTGAGATTCATATCGGGCGCAATCGCATTGTGCGTCGTATTTTTGAACACCTGGGGTACGATGTAGTATCACTTGACCGGGTACAATATGCTGGCCTTACTAAAAAAGACCTGCCGCGCGGTAACTGGCGTTTCTTATCTGAAAAAGAGCTTATCCGTTTAAAATATTTTGTATAAGCACAATGCAGAGTATAGCCATTGATATTGGTAACACAGGAACCAAATTTGGTGTTTTTGAGAACGATGCTCTGATAAGTCAGGGAAGCTTTAAAGGCACTGAACTACCTCAGGAACTGGTTTCTGCTACTTATAAAAATGCTATTATTGCTTCGGTAGCCGGTAAGGCGCAAGAAATAAAGACAAGGCTGTCTGTTACAGAAAGTTTCATAGAACTTTCTGGGCAGACAGCCTTGCCTGTTACAAACAACTACAAAACACCCGAAACGCTTGGTGTAGATAGAATAGCAGGAGCAGTAGCGGCTAATTATTTCTTTCAAGACAGAAACTGCCTGGTAATTGATGCGGGCACCTGTATTACCTATGACTTTATAGATCAGCAGGGGCAGTATCATGGAGGAAGCATTTCGCCCGGCCTTCGCATGAAATTTAAGGCCTTACATACTTTTACGGAACGCCTGCCGTTAATAGAACAATCTTCTCAAAACTTTCCGCTGATAGGGCAAACAACACGAGAGGCCATAGAAAGTGGAGTTTTAAATGGTACAATTGCCGAAGTAAACGGAATCATACAAGCCTATACTCAAAAAAATCCCGATTTAGTAGTG contains these protein-coding regions:
- a CDS encoding pseudouridine synthase, with amino-acid sequence MARYNERPAGDGAGAGRRGNDRNNSDRPYNDRGEKKIFNRRDKYEGGEGGERRSFGSDRREDRKPYGDRREGGERRSFGGDRREGERRSFGSDRREGGEGRRSFGGDRREGGSERRSFGGDRPNREGGERRSFGADRREGGDRRSFGGDRREDNERRSFSPKREGGERRTFGSDRREGGERRNFGADRREGSERRSFGAGRREGEDRRSFGSDRREDRKPYGERREGGERRSFGGERSFNSDREDSRGYREDRGFNKDRAGADRDDKRAFKVDRLGKQAGRNRRLIDHAEGEQAEAPTYNIKRYESNPRIKKSNRREAEDDGTIRLNRYIANAGVCSRREADSLIEAGEIKVNGQVVTEMGYKVNPSDTVQYGKKILNREKLVYVLLNKPKDFITTTEDPEGRKTVMDLVAKASKERIFPVGRLDRNTTGLLLFTNDGELAQKLTHPSNDIRKIYQVELDKPITKDDYQKIVEGLELEDGKAEVDDLAMLGDTGKFLGIEIHIGRNRIVRRIFEHLGYDVVSLDRVQYAGLTKKDLPRGNWRFLSEKELIRLKYFV
- a CDS encoding DUF3575 domain-containing protein, producing the protein MKKVIIILLAVIGFAANSAQAQDNLIKVNIFSPVVRTASVFYEKPIAEDKSVQLGFFYTGFSIEDVKLRGYGITPEFRKYLSASKQAPEGFYVAPFLRYQSLNMTLDEDSEMEDMNGKATLNAFGGGLLIGHQWIVGSRFVVDSFLGPSYSASNVKVTAGDQEEFDDSIGTFSGFGLRAGLTIGLRF
- a CDS encoding tol-pal system YbgF family protein: MVKETVKKHNEFEELVENPDVLADRLAQSEDFVKRNKSTLLGIFVAIAAIVVGAFLYYNYRSSRNQEAQEAMFQAVYYFEADSLGKALNGDGQYDGLLKIADDYSGTDAGNLANFYAGVALLKQGKFAEAQNHLESFSSDDYLMQARAYSLVGDAILEQGKAKEAGDQYMKAANHNPNQFFSPQYLMKAGIAYETGNDYQAAVNAYNKIITDFAASAEVAEAKKFKARAESLAGGTN
- a CDS encoding TraR/DksA C4-type zinc finger protein, whose product is MSTNEEKQRYSREELNEFENIILEKLTNARKEVAFIKETLSRRNDSGTDNTASPTKVLEDGADTAEKESLNQLASRQMKFIQQLENALIRIKNGTYGVCIVTGKLIPKERLRAVPHTQHTIEAKLQRND
- a CDS encoding type III pantothenate kinase, which codes for MQSIAIDIGNTGTKFGVFENDALISQGSFKGTELPQELVSATYKNAIIASVAGKAQEIKTRLSVTESFIELSGQTALPVTNNYKTPETLGVDRIAGAVAANYFFQDRNCLVIDAGTCITYDFIDQQGQYHGGSISPGLRMKFKALHTFTERLPLIEQSSQNFPLIGQTTREAIESGVLNGTIAEVNGIIQAYTQKNPDLVVILCGGDAGFFESNLKGRIFVIPELVLIGLYRILIYNV
- the recF gene encoding DNA replication/repair protein RecF, producing MLLENISLLYFKNYDEASISFSPHINCFIGDNGSGKTNLLDAIHYLSMTKSAFNSSDAQNIKQGEDYFMVRGLFKIEEEKHNVLCSLKQGQKKTVTHNKVVYEKMSDHIGRFPVVLVSPYDTDLIREGSEERRKYFDSLISQLHHTYLEQLIQYNYLLKQRNSLLKQFAERHYFDRDYLHILNEQLVPFGEQLAQARQSFLENFVSIFQKHYRHISDSNEHVSLTYKSQLPGANFAQQLLQNERKDLALQRTTVGPHKDDFVFLMDDLPVKNFGSQGQQKSFVIALKLAHFEVIATQQQHKPLLLLDDIFDRLDEKRITKLMQMVADHTFGQIFLTDTHLDRTDKILQNLSDQIRRFEVKQGEVREIGKG
- the ribH gene encoding 6,7-dimethyl-8-ribityllumazine synthase, with protein sequence MATALKNLNDYNKANFADVSDKKVGIVVAEWHNEITDVLCTGAIDTLLKHGIKKENIFRNTVPGSFELTLGAQFLALQPEIDAVICIGVVIKGDTKHDDYINHAVANGLTNVALKFNKPVAFGLVTTNNLEQALDRAGGKHGNKGVEAAAAVIGMLSF
- the pdhA gene encoding pyruvate dehydrogenase (acetyl-transferring) E1 component subunit alpha — translated: MADTKEKAKAKSAKAKVQAEATFSKETYMTWFEQMKLMRRFEEKAGQLYGQQKIKGFCHLYIGQEACVAGAVSALEKGDKWITAYRDHAHPLALGTSPNAVMAELFAKATGCSKGKGGSMHIFDKEVGFVGGHGIVGGQVPLGAGLAFAEKYNKTGKLCICYMGDGAVRQGAFHEALNMAMTWKLPVIFVIENNGYAMGTSVSRTSNVTELYQLGSAFSMPSFPVDGMSVEAVHNAVAEAAERARAGEGPTLLEFRTYRYKGHSMSDPAKYRTKEELEDYKGRDVIESVRATILNNGWATEEELDAIDDKVKEAVAESVQFAEESPYPEASELYTDIYVEKDYPYIMD
- the scpB gene encoding SMC-Scp complex subunit ScpB, with translation MNILQNHIQALVFCAQSPISIEEIQACLTESLEMEVLVSDVLESIEGINEQLVNTGFAFQIYAIGGGYQFLTKPEYQDTVSVYLKQKSKRKLSASSLETLAIIAYKQPITRSAVEQIRGVGCDYAIHKLLEKELIEIKGKAETIGRPVLYGTSQKFMDYFGINHIKDLPQLKDFATEENAIGEVAD